In Astyanax mexicanus isolate ESR-SI-001 chromosome 7, AstMex3_surface, whole genome shotgun sequence, the genomic stretch AGGGCTCACAACATTGGTTTCTACAAGCCAAGCCACTGGCGCAAATGTTTGTGCCAGGTTATTTTTCATTCATGTCGGTTCCTCTTCTTTAGATGTCCATCTCAAACTGAGCATCTTCACCTGGAACAAAACAACCTTAGCCTTAGAAAAACAGCTGACAGATCTTAGCTACATTCTTTGTGTTAGTTTTAACGTGCTGGGAAAAGTACAGagagtaacaaaaaaaatgttaatagatGTATTCAGAAACAGGTTGTGCAACCCTTGtgctgatatttttatttgtattttttttacaggttttatgCATTAACTGCCTGTTTCAGGataattatttatttgcttttggtGGTAAATTGGTAGGTTAGTGACGCCTGAGAAGATTCCTCTGTGTAGATTTCAATGTGTCATGTGCTTTTTGAGAACTTATAGTCTGCTTCACATCTCTGACAAATTCTGTTTATGTGATGTTTAGATTCTGACATTTATtatgtctggctgctggctgtggGTGGTGAAATTGAAGACAACTGTATTTAAAACTAAATATGGTTAACTGGTTGATTTAGTGGGAAAGGACAAATGAACACGTGACAAAAATACAGACGTAAATAAAAAGACATACCTGGCCCTGGCTTTCCATCATGGTTATTGAAGTTATTGGCTTCGTTCTTCTTGTTTTCATTTCGGATGTTTTGGCTAGTCACCCCAGGGATGACAGGCAGGTGTGCTGGAGGAGTCTGGGCAATAGGGGAATTACGCCGGTCTAACAGGAATTTACGGTCATAGATGATCCGGGTGCCTAGAGACATGGATTGAAAAGGATCAATGAAGACAACAAATAACCACCCAGTTTTCACATACCAAACACTCTGCCCTCCTTTTTCAGTTCTCAGCCTTGACACTGAACAAATACGTTATAGCACCACTGTGAGTATCAGCTTATTTCATAATTACTAAAAACTAGATATGTGAgatgatattggaattatattgatATTGCCCCAATACTGCGTTACTACAAAAAGGGCTTTGTAAATGCATCTAttttcaaagctcagtttatttccatttttatgtacattttatttttgttatttcttttccTTAAAAGCCCTGTTTTTTAACTATTTCTAGAgcctaaatggaaaaaataaacaggaaaaaaactGAGGGTGTTCTAAACTTCTGTCTGGTAATGTATATCGGCagatataaatgtgtaatatcgGATCAGAATTCCAAATTTGTAAATAAACATGCATGTAATAACACTAGCTAGACAACACTGTACTGCTGTCATATGACTAAAATATATAGTtctgaaattgaaaacctctggaatataattaagaaaaagatgcatgatcacaagccatcaaaccaaactaaactgcttggatgttttttcaccaggagtggagttatccaaaagcagtgtgcaagactggtggaggaaaacatgccaagacgcatgaaaactgtgattaaaaaccagggttattccaccaaaccagatttctgaactcttataactttacgaaaatgaacttgttttctttgcattattagagggctgaaagctctgcatttttttttttatatttcagccacttcacattttctgcaaataaatgctctaaatgaccatttttaattttatttggaatttagaaaaatgttgtccgtagtttatataataaaacatcaatgttcattttactcaaacataaaactaaaaatagcaaaatcagagaaactgatttagaaactgatttagaaaatgaagtggtctcttattttttccagagctgtatgttagctagctgaagCTAAAGGCTAGATATCACAGTGCTGCTGTAATCAGACACAGGGCCTTCCTTTGTTATCTGTAATGCAACGGACGTGTTCGTCAATCACTGCGCTGCAGATCAACCAATCGCGTTATTTACAGCGGCAGCAGAGGCGGTGCAtgagcttgtttttgttttgaaaGCGCAGGGCTTCCTGACAAAGCAAGGCCACAGCACTTCAGCAGCGAGCGCGAGCCTGTCGCGCGCTCCTGTAACTGCTTCAGTGACATATATATCGCTAATAAACACAGGGCGCTGTAAACGCGTTACCTCCCGGGGTGGTTGAGAATAAAGTGCCTCCAGGAGTGGTGCAATAATCGTGAGGTAGCTGCGTTGAGTCGTTGATCAGCACCGTCCTGGTCGGAATGGCCCTGCTTTCACTATGCTGACGACTGGACGACATGGCATTAACTTCGGGCACCCAGCAGTGTGGAACTAAAGTTGTACCCTGGTGGAAAGCGGAGCCCCGGGCCCTGTTcccttctttctgtctctttctaaaGGCTTTCTAGTCGTCCGACTCGTCCTCCCAGCCGTCAGCACCGTCCCTCCCTCCGCCAGGCAGGAAGCAAAGGGCCAGCGGAGGATATGAGCTCAGAGCCCCTGAACTGAACACGTGTTCCGCAGGGGCGCGTCTCATTTCAGCACATGTGTAAacactggctgcgtccagaaactttagctactcctcctttccttctCCTCCTTCCCTATTCCCCCTCTCCTAACCCGGATGAAGGTGGAGGAATCTAGGGGAGGAAAGCAATGAAGAAAAGGAAGCAGCAGTAATTGGGGAAATTGGACAGATGAGCCCTTTAAAATAGGACTACTGTCTCTACTGACtactgataaactgagccaatcacaacgcatgttttcagctcctctcatactgcccagccaatcacggTTGCTGCAAACTGGCCGCAACTATATGAccatccttttaactgcgttaatTGTGGatatttaggcccaatcccatttcaacccttgaccctaccacttacccctaccccttcttttcaagCGTAACCTCTACCTTTCGAACAGAgctacaaggggaaggggtgaaatcctccaccctaagaattgggaaagCCCTTCAAACTGCCCATTGCAGAGATTAATAAAAGTGGACGCCttgtgtgttatttattttactaatttctttcttttatttgtaCATAATGAGTCAATATAATTGTTCTACAGTCACGTAAGTTTTTCATTAAATAAGTGTTGCTCTGTGGGTAGGACCACACATAGAAGTGGCTTACAtttgacgtaaaaaaaaaattggcacgttCTCATAGCCATAGAAAAAaactgatctgagccacattgaccaaaaaatcggatttgagtcacttcagcctcgTAATGTGAACATTGCATCACATTACATTTTTCAGACGCtcttgtccaaagcgacttacaatagacACTTACATAGTTAAGATGCAACTTTGACTCTGGATTGGCCTTTGTTGAAGTGTCTAGGGGAAGTGAAGTAGGGGGCTTTTTGTCTGAATTGGTATGTTCCCTTCAAGTGCGCATGTCTGTTTCAAACTCTTCACTCTTCATACGTCATTCAACTGAAGTATCCCTCGCCTGAAGTGTACCGGAGAGAAACTGCAGCCATGAGCTTCTCAACTGAAGAGAGAGGAAACCCGAATACTCTGAGTTACAGGGTGTTTTACAGTGAGTgggattttcattcatttttctgaagTTGTAAAGTTTATGAAACGAGGCGGTGTGTGTAGTCAGGGTCATTGCGCCGGATCCTCCCACGTGTCGCATTCAATTGCCCGCTAAAGCCTAGCCAGATTAACAATGTGTTCAGCAGTTTACAGTGGGATATAGACCAGGATCTGACTCTAAACATGTAATTTAGATGGGTGGTTACATTTTAGGCTGGTTTTGTTTGGTGTGTTGCGTTATTTGGTACAAAAATCCCTACTTTTACCCCTTCTTCTACTGAGGAGAACTCTAAAGGGGTAATAAAGAACCCATTAATGTCGATAGTAGCAGCATTCATACACTGACTGCTCTGCTCTGTACACAGAGGTGGGGACTGTAatgcagtgctgctgctgctgtattaCACGTCTCTGCAGATCTGGCTGTAGTTTGCTTATTTCTAAATAATAGGGATACATATCATGttgatttaattgtattattatactgttattatttatttattatatgtaggCCTGTGACGATTATTACATTACTGATTTttagtacaatatatatatagacatgacCTAAGTCATTTTTGCTTACCTTGATATTGCCTAGTATAATACAGTGGGTtgactttatttatgttttctttatGTCTGATATTTAAATAGTTAATATATTCCAGGTTAAGTGtctgaatatttgcaaaaaaactattttttatttctcttttaaagGGTTTAATTAcgttattatgctattattataGTACCATACCATCCGTGGGACAGATTTTCTGTGAGACAGTATATTGTCCAGGATAAATAGTTATTATGACAgagctattatttttattattttagcttttttttaaccaAAGTCCCTTGTAAATGTAAGTCACTTCTAtactatattttttcattttcataaaaaaaaagagtttataattttaaaaagatGGGTATTTCAGCATTGGCCGCTCATACACCTGTGTGACTAAAATGTCTGGCCTGTATTTAAGGTGTGTGATGTTTAACCACAGTCTATAGAAATTAGTAATTGAATGGAGTGTGTCACCATATGAAGATtgtgaaaaaaacattatttctcaATCTGGAATTACTCCTTCACAATAGTAATGCAACATCATTGCAGATCAGGTTCTGTCACCACTGGACCTagttgtgtgaaaaagtgttaaaaatgtaGGCCCATCAGTGTTGCCAGTTAGGGTTATTTAGTAAACTGAGAAGTACATTATTAGTTTATATTAATGATAAATAAGTAATAATCTCAAATCTATCCCAATCCCAATTCTACCTATAACTTGAATGAGCTATACAATTGACCATATCTCTGTATAATCTGATTTGTTGTCTCTCTTTCTGAACAGAGAACTCGGATGGGAAATACATTTCACCTTTCCATGATATTCCCATGTATGCAGATGAAGCTCAGGTATAGTGTACTTTCACCTCTTTTTGTGGTTTCCATTAGTCAGTATTTACTGAGAGCAGCTGGTTTGATGTAGACATACTGTAagtttatttattactgtttgtGCAATGAGTGTAGGAAATTTAACCTGCTGTGTTGACTATTTACTGTAGATCTGCCACTTAGaatatcttttgttttttttattggctgccatcttttattcttattatatacTGTAAGGAATTATGGTAATTAATGTGTGAGAATTAAGTAGTATATTCATTGCTAGATATTGTTCAGGAGTGACATTTTTAATTGTTCTATCCACAGAAcgttttccacatggttgttgAAGTACCCCGATGGACAAATGCAAAAATGGAggtatcattaataatcattattaagcagagttcaataaaatgtcatttgttttgtaattttgtaaagtAAAGTGTACACACAAGATCAAATGTTCTCTTTATTGTGGGACTATGCATGTGCTATACAAATGGGTTTGATGATAATTAGCTGATTAATGACGTTAGCTGTCTTCCTCCTTAAGATAACAATTGCTTACTTGACAGATTGCCACGAAAGACCCTCTCAACCCAATAAAGCAGGATGTCAAGAAGGGCAATTTGCGCTACGTGGCAAATGTCTTCCCACACAAAGGCTACATCTGGAACTATGGTGCAATCCCTCAGGTAAGGAAGATAAAAACTGACAGCAAGTGGACTATCATAATCCAACTGCAGTAGAATACTTTGTCTGAAAATAATTCTGGCATCTACAGGGCTACAGTAAAATATATACTAACAAAGGGTTGTTTGTTAGTGGCTATTTTGTGATGCTTTCTAGCACAACATATCTGTTGCCACACATTAGTGTTGTATTCAAATTACAATGCATTACATTGCTTCCTCATTGCATAAACAGGTGTAGGCATGTGCACTGAACTTTTACTTTTGGTTTCTACAGAGGAATATAATGTAATAGTAATGTGGTGCTTTGACAATTATACATTCAAACAGTattgtacatacagtataataactTTTCATGCAAATCTAACTTATTggcattaaatattttaaatatgaacAAATATGGATAGAATAGGGTTAGATGTACATGTATATTTGGCTATGCTTTCAACCTAATGCTTTTAAGCAGCTTGTTACCATATAGACTGCAGACAGATGTTGCATGATTTATTTTGTGTTGTACTTTTGGCTCATTAAAAAAATCTCTACTGACATGTCCCACCTGACATCTTATCAACCTTTCCCCTGTAACAGACATGGGAGGACCCTGGCCACAAAGACTGTGATACTGGATGCTGTGGTGATAATGACCCAATTGATGTCTGTGAAATTGGCAgcaaggttattattattattaatattattattgttatttgttcTAATAAACCAGAGTTAGTATTTCTTTATTAGTCACATACGTACGGGTCATTTATAAGCCATGACTGTTTGTTTTTTAAGATTTGCTCTCGAGGAGATGTTATTAAAGTGAAAGTCTTGGGTGTGTTGGCGATGATCGATGAAGGCGAAACTGACTGGAAGGTTATTGCAATCAATGTTGATGACCCAGAAGCAAAGAACTTGAATGGTAAGTGAATTTAATCAAACAAAATGTTATAAATCCTGCTCATAAAATCTTCTCATTCAGAAATCGGAACTAATATGATGTTTTGAGTGTTTGACTTGTAAGAAATGCTTTTCTGTCTCAATGGTGTGCGTTTTAGATATTGGTGATGTTCAAAAACTCAAGCCAGGCTACTTGGAAGCCACTGTGGACTGGTTTAGACGGTACAAGGTGCCAGATGGAAAGCCTGAAAACCAGTTTGCTTTTAATGGAGAGTTCAAGGACAAGGTATGGCCTACTCCTTTGTGTGCAGTAAACAAAAATTAGCAAAGCTACTAAAGCTATGTCATTCTGCATAGGtacttaaatatacagctcttggaaaaaaattaagagaccacttaaaaatgataagtttctttgattttaccaaatgtaaaaacctctggaacaggCACGTTCGGAGGAGCTGGAGCACCTGCCCCTTTGGCTCTTATTGCCCAAACAGTGCTTTTCCACCGACATCGCTTTTTCACCGACATCTAAATTTGAACAGTTCACCACCGTGTTTCCaccaataaaagataaaataataaaatgtgacatTTTGAGGGTTCCagtaaaactggtggaaacgtttgctgaaaagcaccgcGGTCCTTATAAGCCCAAACGGAACTGGTTCAAGTACTAGAGATCTTGGTGGAAAAGAACTAAAAGTGcccttttgttttattgtttttttggtaCGTGTATGTGTGAAAGTCATACCAATTTTGGCCAGGAAAATAccatattttacccctctttcccgccgtcttcacgtattaatattttcccgtaaatttcagGCATTATATTGAACAAAAAAGAAACAGTATTAATCAGGAGACAGGCCGCTGACTGCTGTGTCAATGGAAAAGCTCTTTAAGCCAGTTAAggtgccggttcaaggataaagtcctgcctttcaggagaaacagccaatcagcttgctggttttgcggagcgtggAGGAGAATTAGTGTGAGAGGggtcactgccctaaaattgtgttttccacctgattcaactaatcagctaataaacaatcctttattgagtttacctgttaaaattccTTAGCCTTATTCcttataaattaataattagatatatccagcagtgtgttagacacatcataccaccacttactttattaagtgcctttaaagcagaaaaGGCTCtaaaatatacagaacagtgggaatatgcaggaacagggttgagaaacactccCAACATTTCCGTGAAACACTCCTTGAGAAACACTCCTGCTCGatgtgcccccttttgactttgagcacctgcccctccaaaggtctctgcacgtcCCTgctgactggtggaggagaacatgccaagatgcatgaaaactgtaattaaaaaacagagttattcctccaaatattgttttaaactttataaaatttctcaaatgctctaaatgacaatatttttatttgaaatttgggataaatgttgtccatagtttatagaataaaacaatgtccattttactcaaacatgtacctataaatagcaaaatcatagaaagtAAATCAGgcattaaagtggtctctttttttccatagGTGCATATGAGCTACTGttgtaaaaacatgttttattaaacATACTGCCACCACACAAACAGCTCCCCGACAGGCAGGGGGAACAACTCCCCAGGCACAGAGAAAAAGTCACTTTGCAGGGTCAGAGACCTCGTGAGTAGAGGAAAGGCCACGGTTAGCCTGAAAGGCCTCACAGTAGGGGGAAACACAGTTACTCTGTTACTCTCCATTTTAATTTGTTCTTTATATTACTGTGATCAGTAGAATCTTATTGTTGTCTGTACTGTTTACTCTTTCAGTAATCAATACTCTTACCTTCTCTACATAACATTCAGTTTCAGTATAAAC encodes the following:
- the ppa1b gene encoding inorganic pyrophosphatase; this translates as MSFSTEERGNPNTLSYRVFYKNSDGKYISPFHDIPMYADEAQNVFHMVVEVPRWTNAKMEIATKDPLNPIKQDVKKGNLRYVANVFPHKGYIWNYGAIPQTWEDPGHKDCDTGCCGDNDPIDVCEIGSKICSRGDVIKVKVLGVLAMIDEGETDWKVIAINVDDPEAKNLNDIGDVQKLKPGYLEATVDWFRRYKVPDGKPENQFAFNGEFKDKDFAIKTIKSTHEFWKALISQQTKAGELNCKNTCVSEAGSVFCFSPEEAKAVVDSTSPCGDAGSVPDSVDKWFYYEK
- the eif4ebp2 gene encoding eukaryotic translation initiation factor 4E-binding protein 2, producing the protein MSSSRQHSESRAIPTRTVLINDSTQLPHDYCTTPGGTLFSTTPGGTRIIYDRKFLLDRRNSPIAQTPPAHLPVIPGVTSQNIRNENKKNEANNFNNHDGKPGPGEDAQFEMDI